In the genome of Dioscorea cayenensis subsp. rotundata cultivar TDr96_F1 chromosome 1, TDr96_F1_v2_PseudoChromosome.rev07_lg8_w22 25.fasta, whole genome shotgun sequence, one region contains:
- the LOC120261444 gene encoding probable protein phosphatase 2C 60, which yields MLSGLMNFLRACFWPSSERYVHTGSDASGRQDGLLWYKDSGQHLNGEFSMAVVQANNLLEDQSQIESGPLSTLESGPYGTFVGVYDGHGGPETSRYINDHLFYHLKRFAAENQSMSADVIRKAYQATEEGFHTLVTKQWPMKPQIAAVGSCCLVGVISGGTLYVANLGDSRVVLGRLVKATGEVLAVQLSAEHNASIESVRQELQSLHPDDSHIVVLKHNVWRVKGLIQVTRSIGDVYLKKTEFNREPLFAKFRLREPFKKPILSAEPSISVQALQPHDQFLIFASDGLWEHLSNQEAVDIVQNNPRNGSARRLVKAALQEAAKKREMRYSDLKKIDRGVRRHFHDDITVVVVFLDSNLISKAGSSKGPPLSLRGGGITLPANSLAPCTPPAELGT from the exons ATGTTATCGGGGTTGATGAACTTCCTGCGGGCCTGCTTTTGGCCGTCATCCGAACGCTATGTCCACACAGGCTCCGATGCTTCCGGGCGGCAGGACGGGCTGCTTTGGTACAAGGACTCGGGACAGCACTTGAATGGTGAGTTCTCCATGGCTGTCGTTCAGGCAAACAACTTGCTTGAGGACCAGAGCCAGATCGAATCCGGCCCATTGAGTACCCTTGAGTCTGGACCTTATGGAACTTTTGTTGGGGTCTATGACGGGCATGGTGGACCGGAGACGTCCAGATACATCAATGATCATCTCTTCTATCACCTTAAAA GATTTGCAGCTGAGAACCAGTCGATGTCAGCTGATGTGATACGGAAAGCATATCAAGCAACTGAAGAGGGTTTCCACACACTGGTTACCAAACAATGGCCCATGAAACCGCAGATTGCAGCTGTGGGTTCTTGCTGTCTAGTTGGGGTAATTAGTGGTGGAACGCTGTATGTTGCTAACCTTGGAGATTCCCGAGTTGTTCTGGGAAGGCTTGTCAAGGCAACTGGGGAAGTTCTGGCTGTCCAGTTGTCAGCAGAACATAATGCAAGTATTGAGTCTGTCAGGCAGGAATTACAATCATTGCACCCAGATGATTCACACATTGTTGTCTTGAAGCATAATGTTTGGCGTGTAAAGGGACTCATTCAG GTTACAAGATCAATTGGTGATGTATACCTAAAGAAGACTGAATTTAATCGGGAACCGTTGTTCGCAAAATTTCGTCTACGTGAGCCTTTTAAAAAGCCAATACTTAGTGCTGAACCATCAATTTCTGTGCAAGCACTACAACCTCATGATCAATTTCTTATATTTGCATCTGATGGGCTCTGGGAACACCTGAGCAACCAGGAAGCTGTTGACATTGTTCAAAACAATCCCCGCAAT GGAAGTGCTCGGAGGCTTGTGAAAGCAGCACTGCAAGAAGCGGCAAAAAAGCGTGAGATGAGATACTCTGATCTCAAGAAGATTGACCGTGGTGTCCGTCGGCATTTCCATGATGACATCACGGTCGTAGTCGTGTTTCTTGATTCGAATCTTATAAGCAAGGCCGGTTCATCCAAGGGCCCGCCACTCTCACTGAGGGGCGGCGGGATCACTCTGCCTGCAAACTCTCTTGCACCATGCACTCCACCCGCAGAACTCGGAACATGA